One region of Desulfitobacterium chlororespirans DSM 11544 genomic DNA includes:
- a CDS encoding efflux RND transporter periplasmic adaptor subunit has translation MSVEPSSAKGFPFSFFRKGRMPGTKKNNQKNTRKRRVIIYGIIAVLVLASVLASSLKPLAGTVLTVEPKEFVRGFTEEGQVLAAQEWPLYTSVDGKVMAVHVRNGDSVSKGQPLLELDTTDLVYQLTALKAQLQSVEGQHLQTTGDPIKALVQQQTLLIEQAERDAQALEQSHSRMKALYDAGAIPLTQYEEARLQAEKARNFLEQQKAALALLYEQQSLPGTEQIYAGQKDALQAQISQLEDRIGKAKVTAPENGLIKDAHLKEGEFAAAGQLLLNVFALKGYKAEGYILAKEAPSLKAGDSVEIILDTNSGDQILSGDIESVEPSAVERISPLGLKENRVKVTVFLHSESTVIIGSTVDIKFITHRAEAQLMIPKTALFPYENGEAVWAVDEGKARIRPVVKGMENDKEVIILEGLTSGEQILLDTDLAGLKEGKKIKAL, from the coding sequence GCCAAGGGCTTTCCTTTCTCCTTCTTCAGGAAGGGCCGGATGCCAGGAACCAAAAAAAACAACCAGAAAAATACCCGTAAGCGCAGGGTCATCATCTACGGAATCATTGCCGTCCTTGTTCTCGCCTCCGTGCTGGCTTCGAGCCTTAAGCCCCTTGCAGGAACCGTGCTCACTGTGGAGCCCAAGGAATTTGTCCGGGGATTTACGGAAGAGGGGCAGGTTTTGGCGGCCCAGGAATGGCCTCTGTACACTTCTGTGGATGGAAAAGTCATGGCTGTTCATGTCCGGAACGGCGATTCCGTGAGCAAAGGACAGCCCTTGCTGGAACTGGATACCACCGATTTGGTTTATCAGTTGACTGCTTTAAAGGCACAGCTGCAAAGCGTGGAAGGCCAGCATCTCCAAACAACCGGCGATCCCATCAAAGCCTTGGTACAGCAGCAAACCCTGCTCATTGAACAAGCTGAACGGGATGCGCAGGCTCTTGAGCAAAGCCACAGCCGGATGAAGGCTCTCTATGACGCGGGGGCAATTCCCCTGACCCAATATGAAGAAGCCCGGCTTCAGGCTGAAAAAGCCCGGAACTTTTTAGAGCAACAGAAAGCTGCGCTGGCCTTGCTCTACGAGCAGCAATCCCTGCCCGGGACCGAACAGATCTATGCCGGCCAAAAAGATGCACTGCAAGCACAGATCAGCCAACTGGAGGATCGGATTGGCAAAGCTAAGGTTACGGCCCCGGAAAACGGTCTGATTAAAGATGCTCATCTCAAAGAAGGAGAATTTGCCGCCGCCGGCCAACTTCTCTTGAATGTCTTTGCCCTTAAAGGCTACAAGGCGGAAGGCTATATCTTAGCCAAGGAAGCTCCCTCCCTTAAGGCCGGAGATTCTGTGGAGATCATTCTGGATACTAATTCCGGGGATCAAATTCTCAGCGGGGACATCGAAAGTGTGGAACCCTCAGCCGTGGAGCGCATTTCTCCCCTGGGGTTGAAAGAAAACCGGGTTAAAGTAACCGTCTTTCTCCACAGCGAATCAACCGTGATTATTGGCAGCACGGTAGATATTAAATTTATCACTCACCGAGCAGAGGCTCAGCTTATGATCCCCAAAACCGCTCTTTTCCCCTATGAAAACGGGGAAGCGGTCTGGGCTGTTGATGAGGGTAAAGCCCGGATCCGGCCGGTGGTTAAGGGGATGGAAAACGACAAGGAAGTCATTATCCTGGAAGGGCTTACATCAGGGGAGCAGATACTTTTGGATACCGATCTGGCCGGACTTAAGGAAGGCAAAAAGATCAAGGCTCTGTAA
- a CDS encoding phosphotransferase family protein gives MIEIPLYDTFSKIEPIIKGMSGDKKYYIETVEGKHFLLRIADFSEYSQKEVEFEVMKHLVARGVPMPSPIDFGTCNNSKCVYTLLSWVDGVEVEAILPALSKAEQYTLGIEAGEILRKIHTHSSPDIADNWAERYYSVINPRLKAFRSEGIPFVGDTIILNYLESNGVLLNNRPQCHHHGDYHMGNMIHSDTGRLSIIDWHTVDFNNCGDPWYEFNRIGIEFPAFASGQIDGYFDHKIPEKFWSLLAYYLAASAITSIVWAKYFAPERIQDILKLNTDILRWFDDMKNPVPTWYLNDFS, from the coding sequence ATGATAGAGATACCTCTTTATGATACTTTCTCAAAGATTGAACCAATTATTAAGGGTATGTCAGGAGATAAAAAATACTATATTGAAACTGTTGAAGGAAAACATTTTCTGCTTCGTATTGCGGATTTCTCTGAGTATTCTCAAAAAGAAGTTGAATTTGAGGTCATGAAACATTTGGTTGCACGGGGTGTTCCAATGCCCTCCCCAATTGATTTTGGTACTTGTAATAATAGCAAATGTGTGTATACGTTGCTCAGTTGGGTTGATGGAGTTGAGGTTGAAGCTATTTTGCCCGCCTTATCCAAGGCAGAACAATATACGCTGGGGATTGAGGCGGGTGAAATTCTTCGAAAAATTCATACGCATTCTTCACCAGATATTGCTGATAATTGGGCCGAACGATACTATTCTGTAATTAATCCAAGATTGAAAGCCTTTCGCTCTGAGGGTATTCCTTTTGTCGGAGATACTATTATTTTGAATTATCTCGAAAGCAATGGAGTTTTACTAAACAATCGGCCCCAGTGTCATCATCATGGTGATTACCATATGGGTAATATGATACACTCTGACACTGGGCGATTATCAATTATTGATTGGCATACTGTTGACTTTAATAATTGTGGAGACCCATGGTATGAGTTTAATCGTATAGGTATAGAGTTTCCGGCATTTGCGTCAGGTCAAATTGATGGTTATTTTGACCATAAAATACCAGAGAAATTTTGGAGTCTATTAGCTTATTATCTTGCAGCAAGCGCCATAACTTCTATTGTATGGGCAAAATATTTTGCCCCTGAAAGAATACAAGATATATTAAAGTTAAATACAGACATACTGCGTTGGTTTGATGATATGAAAAATCCTGTTCCAACATGGTACCTCAATGATTTCTCTTAA
- a CDS encoding class I SAM-dependent methyltransferase encodes MKDIVYEWYGDRKNVDEMVHWSKGKLKKWEQAVAEFFPPKAKILDVGCGMGREAFALSDMGFSIMGIDISEEVIKQVMQLSLQNCYDIPFSIYDGHTLPFDDASFDVIIIWAQTFGIMYGDTYKSDFLNECKRVLKKDGLLSFSGHDYRYALEHYKHYTNGRRFYPYANAEIYWETFLPEELTSYAENAGFSVMLYGQGEIYKPEDGIVLHCLCRK; translated from the coding sequence ATGAAGGATATCGTTTATGAATGGTATGGGGATAGGAAAAACGTAGATGAAATGGTTCATTGGAGTAAAGGAAAACTCAAGAAATGGGAGCAGGCGGTCGCTGAATTTTTTCCCCCAAAAGCAAAAATTCTTGATGTTGGATGTGGAATGGGAAGAGAGGCATTTGCACTTTCTGACATGGGATTTTCTATTATGGGCATTGATATTTCGGAAGAAGTTATTAAACAAGTCATGCAATTATCTTTGCAAAACTGTTATGATATTCCGTTCTCGATTTATGATGGGCATACGTTGCCATTTGACGACGCTTCATTCGACGTGATAATTATATGGGCGCAGACTTTTGGCATAATGTATGGGGATACATATAAGAGCGACTTCCTGAATGAGTGCAAACGGGTTCTTAAGAAAGACGGCTTGCTAAGTTTCTCCGGTCATGATTACAGATATGCGCTGGAACATTATAAACACTATACAAATGGCAGGAGGTTTTATCCATACGCTAATGCCGAAATTTATTGGGAAACATTCTTACCCGAAGAACTTACAAGTTATGCTGAAAATGCAGGATTTTCGGTTATGCTTTATGGACAGGGAGAAATATATAAGCCTGAAGATGGAATAGTGTTGCATTGCTTGTGTAGAAAATGA
- a CDS encoding GNAT family N-acetyltransferase translates to MAEKGFAIKTERLILRPLERNDLDTAHEYAGDVENTKYMIHLPNNTIKETEQFLQRIAAEWEKDNPSFYEYAIILGGKHIGAVSVYLDESRQEGELGWLISKMHQGNGYGTEAAKAVLDWAINELKVKKIVAYCDYRNEPSFHVMHKIGLCLERDDGTRRYKGSDIDIPELMYSLTVE, encoded by the coding sequence ATGGCTGAGAAAGGGTTTGCGATTAAAACTGAACGCCTTATCTTAAGACCCTTAGAGCGAAATGATTTAGATACTGCACATGAATATGCAGGCGATGTAGAAAATACGAAATATATGATTCATCTTCCAAACAACACGATAAAAGAAACTGAGCAGTTTTTACAAAGAATAGCTGCCGAATGGGAGAAAGACAATCCATCCTTTTATGAATATGCAATTATTCTCGGCGGGAAACATATTGGTGCTGTTTCAGTATATCTTGATGAAAGCAGACAAGAAGGTGAACTTGGCTGGTTAATCAGTAAAATGCATCAGGGAAATGGTTATGGGACTGAGGCAGCAAAAGCGGTTCTCGATTGGGCAATAAATGAGTTAAAAGTCAAAAAGATTGTGGCTTACTGTGATTATCGAAACGAGCCGTCTTTTCATGTTATGCACAAGATTGGACTATGCCTTGAAAGAGACGACGGCACGAGACGTTATAAAGGCAGTGATATCGATATACCAGAGCTTATGTACTCGCTGACAGTTGAATAA
- the glpK gene encoding glycerol kinase GlpK, translated as MKKYILALDQGTTSCRAILFDRESQIVGVAQKEFTQIYPQPGWVEHDPEEVWSTQYGVIAELLARYQVNSEEIAGIGITNQRETTVVWDKHTGKPVTNAIVWQCRRTAPLCDELKLKGLEPLFKERTGLVLDAYFSGTKIRWILDQVPGAQERAAKGELLFGTMDTWLVWNLTKGRIHATDYSNASRTLLYNIKTLAWDPALLQALNIPSAMLPEVKPSSAIYGETAAEGLFGHPIPIAGIAGDQQAALFGQACFEPGMAKNTYGTGCFMLLNTGEELYESQHGLISTIAWGLDGKVIYALEGSVFMVGAVMQWLRDELKLIETAGDSEYFAGKVADNGGVYLVPAFTGLGAPYWDMDARGAIVGLTRGSNKNHLIRAALESMAYQTRDILEAMEADSRLPLQLLKVDGGAVVNNLLMQFQADILGVEVERPHCIETTALGAAYLAGLATGFWSSKEELRGKAKIERSFKPRMAADLKEKYYQGWQKAVRQIME; from the coding sequence ATGAAGAAATATATCCTTGCCTTAGACCAGGGGACAACCAGTTGCCGGGCCATCCTGTTCGATCGGGAAAGCCAAATCGTCGGTGTGGCCCAAAAGGAATTTACACAAATTTACCCCCAGCCCGGCTGGGTAGAGCATGATCCGGAAGAAGTATGGAGCACTCAATACGGGGTCATTGCCGAGCTGCTGGCCCGCTATCAGGTAAACAGCGAAGAAATTGCCGGAATCGGCATTACCAACCAGCGGGAAACCACGGTGGTTTGGGATAAACATACAGGAAAGCCTGTAACCAATGCCATTGTCTGGCAGTGCCGCAGAACCGCGCCTCTTTGTGACGAACTGAAGCTGAAAGGGTTAGAGCCTTTGTTCAAAGAAAGAACAGGTTTAGTTCTGGATGCCTATTTTTCGGGCACGAAAATCCGCTGGATCTTAGATCAGGTACCGGGTGCTCAGGAAAGGGCCGCCAAGGGCGAGCTGCTTTTCGGTACCATGGATACCTGGCTGGTGTGGAATCTGACCAAGGGCCGCATTCATGCCACGGATTACTCCAATGCTTCCCGCACTCTCCTCTATAATATTAAGACCCTGGCCTGGGACCCGGCGCTGCTTCAGGCGCTCAATATTCCTTCAGCCATGCTCCCAGAGGTAAAGCCCTCCAGCGCTATCTACGGAGAGACAGCCGCCGAGGGCCTGTTCGGGCATCCTATTCCTATTGCCGGCATTGCCGGGGACCAGCAGGCAGCCCTCTTCGGACAGGCCTGTTTTGAACCGGGGATGGCCAAGAATACTTATGGCACCGGTTGCTTTATGCTGCTCAATACAGGAGAAGAACTCTATGAATCCCAGCATGGCCTGATCAGTACCATTGCCTGGGGGCTTGATGGAAAAGTAATCTATGCCCTGGAGGGCAGTGTCTTTATGGTCGGAGCGGTGATGCAATGGCTGCGGGATGAGTTAAAGCTGATCGAAACCGCCGGGGATTCAGAATACTTTGCTGGCAAGGTTGCCGACAATGGCGGAGTTTACCTGGTGCCTGCTTTTACAGGGCTGGGGGCACCTTACTGGGATATGGACGCCCGGGGGGCCATTGTGGGCTTGACCCGCGGCAGCAATAAAAACCATTTGATTCGTGCCGCTTTGGAGTCCATGGCTTATCAGACCAGGGACATTCTGGAGGCCATGGAGGCGGACTCCCGCTTGCCTCTCCAACTGCTCAAAGTGGACGGGGGAGCGGTGGTTAACAACCTTTTGATGCAGTTTCAGGCCGATATTCTGGGTGTAGAAGTGGAACGCCCTCATTGCATTGAAACCACAGCCTTGGGAGCAGCCTATCTGGCCGGGCTGGCCACGGGATTCTGGAGCAGCAAAGAGGAATTAAGAGGCAAGGCAAAAATCGAACGCTCCTTTAAACCCCGGATGGCAGCAGACCTTAAGGAAAAGTATTACCAAGGCTGGCAAAAAGCCGTCAGACAGATCATGGAGTAA
- a CDS encoding prenyltransferase/squalene oxidase repeat-containing protein has protein sequence MDGGDRLNFGKNLSDCSDKAQTYVSEGVEQILADKLDQDHGVSPSPGATALASLALLALGREFKGAQQRGIQWLWQNNRGGWGKVPGGQPDEEITKIARLALQGSQGGWMAKLQVLSQARQFSQMILTLGQRVVPGLEGPTPEEIILPNILEESVLAKLPLYGRPVVVAASLLATESQEGLNRGIQYLLDTQMEDGSWSEDIIATSLAILGIMRLGGYPEPCQRAGRWLMQKQYATGAWPAFDQLKNWAMGWAVCIAGETGKRWKGNSWLEPGVAWLKEAQNADGSYGSTPPYTHPDLDDTAVALNGFYQVGVENSPGAQLLKRLQNKDGSWSTFPSFTGIPPQITSEFPVYIPSVDVTIHALEALWRRGRSQEDFVYRGLRWLLSQQDAQGAFSSSWYEGSVYGTAQALELFSKWKFNWQQLYMTRDILEARQKAIQFVLESQQEDGGWGSTVETGLALSGLLRYDGAVHREVLDKGCLNLMDAQHPNGSFKPSYKAIYAKGWDYEEPISTALTAVRALSRYEQLFRK, from the coding sequence ATGGATGGAGGTGATCGATTGAATTTTGGCAAGAATTTAAGTGATTGTTCAGATAAAGCTCAAACCTATGTATCTGAAGGGGTAGAGCAGATTTTAGCGGATAAGCTTGATCAGGACCATGGTGTTTCCCCCAGCCCCGGGGCGACGGCCCTGGCCTCCCTGGCCCTGCTGGCTCTGGGCCGGGAGTTCAAGGGGGCCCAACAACGGGGGATTCAGTGGTTATGGCAGAATAATCGCGGGGGCTGGGGAAAAGTCCCCGGGGGCCAGCCTGACGAGGAAATCACGAAGATTGCCCGCCTGGCTCTGCAGGGGAGCCAAGGAGGATGGATGGCCAAGCTCCAGGTGCTCTCCCAGGCCAGGCAGTTTTCCCAAATGATTTTAACCTTGGGTCAGCGGGTGGTTCCCGGACTGGAAGGCCCGACTCCTGAAGAAATCATTCTTCCCAACATTCTGGAAGAAAGTGTGCTGGCCAAATTGCCTCTCTATGGCCGGCCGGTAGTGGTGGCAGCTTCCCTGCTCGCTACGGAATCCCAGGAGGGGCTGAATAGGGGAATTCAATATCTTCTTGATACTCAGATGGAAGACGGTTCCTGGTCGGAGGATATTATCGCCACCAGCCTGGCCATTCTGGGGATTATGCGTTTGGGGGGGTACCCGGAGCCATGCCAGCGGGCCGGGCGCTGGCTGATGCAGAAACAGTATGCTACCGGAGCCTGGCCGGCCTTTGATCAACTCAAGAACTGGGCTATGGGGTGGGCGGTCTGCATCGCCGGGGAAACCGGCAAGAGGTGGAAGGGTAACTCCTGGTTGGAGCCGGGAGTCGCTTGGTTAAAGGAGGCGCAGAATGCTGACGGCAGCTATGGCAGCACTCCCCCCTATACCCATCCTGATTTGGACGACACAGCGGTTGCTTTGAACGGTTTTTATCAGGTCGGAGTGGAAAATTCTCCGGGGGCCCAGCTCCTCAAAAGGCTGCAAAACAAAGACGGAAGCTGGAGTACTTTCCCCAGTTTTACCGGTATACCACCCCAGATAACCTCAGAGTTTCCTGTGTATATTCCCAGTGTCGATGTCACCATTCATGCTCTGGAGGCATTATGGCGACGGGGGCGCTCCCAGGAGGATTTCGTCTATAGGGGGTTAAGGTGGCTGTTATCCCAGCAGGATGCTCAAGGGGCTTTCTCCTCATCCTGGTACGAAGGGTCGGTCTACGGCACAGCCCAGGCCCTGGAACTTTTCAGCAAGTGGAAATTTAATTGGCAGCAGCTCTATATGACCCGGGATATCCTGGAGGCGAGGCAAAAAGCCATTCAATTTGTCCTGGAGTCTCAGCAAGAGGACGGAGGCTGGGGTTCTACAGTTGAGACAGGATTGGCTTTGTCCGGACTGCTGAGGTATGACGGTGCTGTTCACCGGGAAGTGCTGGATAAGGGCTGCTTGAATCTTATGGATGCCCAGCATCCCAACGGTTCGTTTAAACCCTCCTATAAGGCCATCTATGCCAAGGGGTGGGACTATGAGGAGCCTATAAGCACGGCACTCACTGCCGTTCGTGCCTTAAGCCGGTATGAGCAGCTGTTCAGGAAATAA
- a CDS encoding cupin domain-containing protein has translation MEKINLAEKLQLFNEYWSPKIIGEINDSYVKVAKFKGEFTWHVHDNEDEMFFVVKGILTIKFKDKDIHLHEGEIMLIPKGTEHMPVAPEEVHVLLIELKSTLNTGNVINDKTIEKLERI, from the coding sequence ATGGAGAAAATCAATTTAGCAGAAAAACTTCAGCTTTTTAATGAATACTGGAGCCCTAAAATTATCGGAGAAATCAATGATTCCTATGTGAAAGTTGCTAAGTTTAAAGGAGAATTTACTTGGCATGTTCATGACAATGAAGATGAAATGTTCTTCGTGGTTAAAGGTATCTTAACAATAAAATTTAAAGATAAAGACATCCACTTGCATGAAGGGGAAATCATGCTTATTCCAAAGGGAACCGAGCATATGCCCGTTGCCCCGGAAGAAGTCCATGTGCTTTTAATAGAACTCAAAAGTACCTTAAACACTGGCAACGTCATAAACGATAAGACCATCGAAAAACTTGAGAGAATATGA
- a CDS encoding DUF3793 family protein, whose product MSKACVHDFFRVLDRFEDRDFLLYKIQYDIAPTLAEIKPSSLMTFVNHKREMLILWDRYKEGICLQLQVRYCELRRKDDRVIVLFYRDETLANCLAVWKNQNFLKGQGYADLPKVEDSLCLLRQRFEEECPHELGIFLGYPVEDVTAFMEGNGAPCLACKYWKVYQDVENALKTFEAYDEEREKVVQAVLSIPRKSA is encoded by the coding sequence ATGAGCAAGGCCTGTGTTCATGATTTTTTCAGAGTTTTAGACCGCTTTGAAGATCGGGATTTTCTTCTTTATAAAATTCAATATGATATTGCTCCGACTTTAGCCGAAATTAAGCCATCCTCTTTGATGACCTTTGTTAACCACAAGCGGGAGATGCTGATTCTTTGGGATCGCTATAAAGAGGGAATCTGTCTACAGCTGCAGGTACGTTACTGTGAGCTGCGGCGCAAAGATGACCGGGTGATTGTTTTATTCTATCGGGATGAGACGCTGGCCAACTGTCTGGCGGTCTGGAAGAACCAAAACTTCCTTAAAGGACAGGGGTATGCTGATCTGCCTAAGGTAGAAGACAGTCTCTGTCTGTTAAGGCAACGGTTTGAAGAGGAATGTCCTCATGAACTGGGGATTTTCCTGGGTTATCCCGTGGAAGATGTGACCGCTTTTATGGAGGGCAACGGGGCACCCTGCCTGGCCTGCAAGTACTGGAAGGTTTATCAGGATGTGGAAAACGCCCTGAAGACCTTTGAAGCTTATGATGAAGAACGGGAAAAAGTAGTTCAGGCTGTCCTCAGCATCCCAAGAAAAAGCGCATAG
- a CDS encoding DUF2325 domain-containing protein: MSILLIGGLDRMEKDYIHIGSKRGHNVKVYTQLPTRFEKVMGEPDGIVLFTGTVSHAMVKVAVKVAKNRNIPLIRSHSSSLNALERELCKLEECAC; the protein is encoded by the coding sequence ATGTCGATATTACTGATCGGCGGGCTTGATCGTATGGAAAAGGATTATATACATATCGGCTCAAAACGTGGGCATAATGTGAAAGTCTATACTCAGCTTCCAACACGTTTTGAAAAAGTAATGGGGGAGCCGGACGGGATCGTTCTTTTTACCGGAACCGTGTCCCATGCTATGGTTAAAGTTGCCGTAAAGGTAGCCAAAAACCGCAACATTCCCCTCATCCGCAGTCATAGCAGCAGTTTAAATGCCTTGGAACGGGAATTGTGTAAGTTAGAAGAATGTGCATGTTGA
- a CDS encoding methylated-DNA--[protein]-cysteine S-methyltransferase encodes MYYSTTYLSPAGLITLAGDGQNLVGLWMEGQKYHGGTLSEQLTPKNDIPVFAAAKKWLDRYFAGEKPAISELPLAPIGSEFRQGVWEILCEIPYGEVITYGDIARKMAVKMNRPSMSSQAVGGAVGHNPISIIIPCHRVVGSSGSLTGYAGGISLKVKLLELEGVDLSQFFVPAKGTAL; translated from the coding sequence ATGTATTATTCAACAACCTATTTGTCACCTGCCGGCCTGATTACACTGGCTGGCGATGGTCAGAACCTTGTTGGCCTGTGGATGGAAGGGCAAAAATATCACGGAGGTACCCTATCCGAACAGCTGACCCCCAAAAACGATATACCCGTATTCGCCGCCGCTAAAAAGTGGCTGGACAGATACTTTGCTGGTGAAAAACCTGCTATTTCGGAATTGCCGCTGGCTCCCATCGGCAGCGAGTTTCGCCAAGGGGTCTGGGAGATTCTGTGCGAAATCCCTTATGGTGAAGTCATTACCTATGGTGATATCGCCAGGAAGATGGCTGTGAAAATGAACAGGCCAAGCATGTCGAGCCAAGCGGTCGGCGGTGCGGTAGGGCACAACCCTATTTCGATCATCATCCCTTGTCACCGGGTCGTAGGCTCCAGTGGGAGCTTGACAGGCTATGCCGGGGGCATCAGCTTAAAGGTAAAGCTGCTTGAACTGGAAGGCGTCGATCTGTCACAATTTTTTGTTCCCGCTAAAGGTACGGCACTCTAA
- a CDS encoding MGMT family protein, translating to MSDFFEQVYAIVGRIPYGKVVSYGEISWMLGRPRSAREVGRAMRFCPEKLPCHRVVRADGSITGGPHAEVRKILLESEGIAFLPGGRVDVKAHRWSG from the coding sequence GTGAGTGATTTCTTTGAACAAGTATATGCTATTGTCGGCAGGATTCCTTACGGCAAGGTGGTGTCATACGGTGAAATTTCTTGGATGTTGGGACGGCCTCGTTCAGCACGTGAGGTTGGGCGGGCCATGCGATTCTGTCCAGAGAAGTTGCCATGTCACCGAGTGGTCAGAGCGGACGGCTCTATCACGGGTGGCCCCCATGCAGAGGTAAGGAAAATACTTTTGGAAAGTGAAGGCATTGCCTTCCTGCCAGGGGGCCGTGTGGACGTGAAAGCCCATCGCTGGTCTGGATGA
- a CDS encoding response regulator transcription factor, with the protein MKIMLADDEESIRVVVEYIVTEDGYDFCYAADGAEALVVFEAENPDLVILDVMMPKLNGFDVCTQLRKKGSNVPIIILSAKGDIVDKSVGFKAGADDYLVKPFSSLELSLRIEALLRRRDHQAGETEERESIKLGDLEIFFKRYEARLKGKRVELTPKEFKILAYMASHPGKVYTRKQLLTYVWGEDYVGELTGIAVFICKIREKIEEDPAKPKYLQTVWGVGYKFGEKE; encoded by the coding sequence ATGAAGATTATGCTGGCTGATGATGAAGAGAGCATACGTGTTGTCGTGGAGTATATTGTCACAGAGGACGGCTATGATTTTTGCTATGCAGCGGATGGTGCGGAGGCCTTGGTTGTGTTTGAAGCGGAGAATCCCGACCTGGTGATTCTGGATGTCATGATGCCGAAACTCAACGGCTTTGATGTGTGTACCCAGCTGCGCAAAAAGGGCAGCAATGTCCCCATCATCATTTTGTCCGCCAAAGGAGACATCGTGGACAAAAGTGTGGGCTTTAAAGCGGGAGCCGATGATTATCTCGTCAAGCCTTTCAGCTCTTTGGAACTATCTTTGCGCATCGAGGCTTTGCTTCGCCGACGGGATCACCAGGCCGGTGAAACAGAGGAAAGAGAAAGCATCAAGCTGGGAGATTTGGAGATCTTTTTTAAGCGTTATGAGGCTCGCTTGAAAGGCAAGCGTGTGGAGCTCACACCCAAAGAATTTAAGATTCTGGCCTATATGGCCAGCCATCCTGGCAAAGTGTATACCCGGAAGCAGCTTCTGACCTATGTGTGGGGAGAAGATTACGTGGGGGAGCTGACCGGTATCGCTGTTTTTATCTGCAAGATTCGGGAGAAGATTGAGGAGGATCCTGCCAAGCCTAAATATCTGCAGACCGTCTGGGGAGTCGGCTATAAATTCGGTGAGAAAGAGTGA
- a CDS encoding dimethyl sulfoxide reductase anchor subunit family protein, with product MDHFALTVFSICIQAAVGMILFVAIGRLSTKNSTFKRAIISAAGLGTAGMIASLLHLGRPLHAINALFQFSTSWLSREIWLTAIFVGLTVVTAVLLYVKPQASGAITGLSATAALVGLIDVFAMAKIYSSASVPVWQSATTTVEFYAAALSVGAMLFFVLSMKEAGKMKKFVALAVAAVVAIQVAAVVPYFISLGAGTSTALQASLVILGGLKPALAVKWLFILGGAGLILWLAKDELSKSVSGAVVGGAVLILAGQVIGRYIFYATMVVSGVGLT from the coding sequence ATGGACCATTTTGCCTTGACAGTGTTCTCCATCTGCATTCAGGCTGCCGTTGGGATGATACTCTTTGTAGCCATTGGCAGATTATCCACAAAAAATAGTACGTTCAAACGTGCTATAATCAGCGCGGCAGGCCTAGGTACTGCCGGAATGATTGCTTCACTGCTGCATTTAGGCCGCCCCTTGCATGCCATCAATGCTCTGTTTCAATTCAGTACCTCTTGGCTCAGCCGCGAAATATGGCTCACCGCAATTTTTGTCGGGTTAACCGTTGTGACTGCCGTACTCCTCTATGTTAAGCCTCAAGCAAGCGGAGCCATCACCGGCTTATCGGCAACAGCTGCCCTGGTGGGTCTGATCGATGTCTTTGCCATGGCGAAGATTTACAGCTCGGCCAGTGTGCCTGTATGGCAAAGTGCTACGACCACTGTAGAGTTTTATGCAGCAGCACTATCCGTGGGGGCCATGCTTTTCTTCGTTCTCAGTATGAAAGAAGCGGGCAAGATGAAGAAATTCGTAGCCTTAGCGGTGGCGGCTGTCGTGGCTATTCAAGTAGCCGCTGTAGTCCCTTACTTCATTTCCTTAGGGGCCGGCACCAGTACCGCATTGCAAGCCAGCCTTGTTATTCTTGGCGGCTTGAAGCCAGCCCTGGCTGTTAAATGGTTGTTTATCCTTGGTGGAGCGGGATTGATTCTGTGGCTGGCTAAAGATGAACTAAGCAAATCCGTATCCGGTGCTGTTGTCGGCGGTGCAGTGTTGATTCTGGCCGGTCAAGTGATCGGAAGATATATATTTTACGCAACAATGGTTGTCTCCGGAGTAGGATTGACATAA